The Mytilus trossulus isolate FHL-02 unplaced genomic scaffold, PNRI_Mtr1.1.1.hap1 h1tg000398l__unscaffolded, whole genome shotgun sequence genomic interval GTGGCATAAAAAAGATCTCATAAAAAGAGCAAAACATAGAAATCAAGTGTCAACAATTAAATCATTCAACGATAAACTTAACAAATACTTTatagaaagttattaaatacaCGACATGTCACATGTTATACAACTCAAAACTAGAAAACAGAGAccgtaaacatttaaaaaaaatcggttTATAATGCTCTTTAGATTTGAAGTTGTTTAGCCGTTCAattgattcgagtgtcactgcgTTACCAGCGTacttaagagataactgtattgtatttgaagctttaaggacgtccatcggtagttttactgtcgcaaatttagtttacttTGCGACGCTTCataacgtaaaaaaaaaatcataaaaagaagatttttatgtGCAACATGTGAGTTTTTTTTGgcttattattgtagaaattaCATGTTAATACATTCagcaattcaaaatgtcggcttccttagttacagacaaggagatagagaattCTACGCTaactgtcatccaatcagaaccatcgaaacaaaataattgcattataatttattatcatcCCGGTATATTTGGCAGGTTCAGCATATTCTTACAACCACTATAAATATGTGAATGGTGGATGTTTAGTCCCCGAGtttatcatcagctcagtaggcACAACTTTTGTTTTCACATGAAAAATTACTGAAATGTTCATTGAAAGTAAATtaacaacattgttttatatgttgGATTATTTGAAACATCCAGATTTATCTTCTTACTCCGCATATATTACCTTttgtgaacatttttttataattcttgttttatttgaccttttttattGTCTTCATACCAAAATAGGACACACAACTACTACTAAATTACAGGCACCTGACTGAGGACCAACACAAACAGAAAGTGGCGGGAGTAAACCAGTTTGTTGGCACGAATCCTTTCTTAAGTCGGGAACGAGGTGTAAttatacaacataagaacaaactatataaATTGGGTACTAAAAGGCTTAAAACtcaatttaataatttcaagTGCTTTCAGTCAGCCATTGGGGTTCGCATGTTGATGACATGAGGTCGTTAACATGTTTCATTATTAATCCAGCGGCACTGCCGTCCTTCTCGTAGGCAAAGTGCATTTTTAGCAAGGCAGATAGTACCATTATTTGGATTGAAAGGATCATATTTGCAATCTCTTGACTCTGGACCAATTTTCTGAAAACAGAAAGTTTATAGTTAACTGTGGTTTTTGTACGATATGCTTCAGTTTAATATGATATTATCTAGTGTAGATACAATGGATATAGTTGTGATGCAAACAATAAATTCTGCGAGTTAATTACGTATATCATGcgtgtttacaaaaaatgttgaaataaagtTTGTTCCTAAATTATTATAACTTATGAAGAAACAACATGTACAGTATCATGTTTCAATGAAATGTGTTTCAAGATATGCAATAATGACCTgcgtattttcatttttgtaccTCATCATCATAATAACTACAGATTACTAAACACATATAATCCGTGTGTTGTTGGAAACCTTGTTTTATTCATGCATTTCTATATTGACCATTTATATTGTAACTGGACAAAGGTTTAATATGTTCAAATATGTAGCTATATTAATCAATGAGTTTTATTACATATGAAAAATGTAGGGCGTTGTTATCTATAATCTATTGATACTTACCTCCTATGTTAAAagatataatgaaataaaatttattatttattaaatacttCGGGTGCATATTTTGCTGTCAGCAAAATTGAACGATGCATTTTTTAGGGTAATTTAATACgatgaaaatgtttttgtatgCACTAGTAACGAAGGGTTATTGAGATTTAAAAACAGAATTGGTTGACACATACTTCAATTTTGTTCAAACCGTCACATATTCATTACGTGTGTGCTATGATATTTAATTTAGCTAAATCCGGTCGCTATGATGTCCCTTGTAACCActgatattttataagttaaagAAGGTAAGCTGGTTCTATGATACTTACGCATCTCCTTCTACATGTTCTACAGTTTCCATTATAAGAAAAAGAACCATTGCTAAACAGGTAAGCCATTTGAAACGGGGTCAAATTGCCAATTTGACTTATGAATTCACACAATCCTATCGTTTTCGTTCCATCGGCCTTTGTTCTtcctaaaagacaaaaatataattgtttaaaattgttgattttctaaatattgaaaatattcaatttttattttttatagaaacGGATTACCCTTCATGTAATCCTCCTTTTTTAATAGCGTACAGTATGATAGATTTCTTCGTTttccttacttttttttttatttgttttaaatgttgaataGGTACTTGGATTGTAATTTATTaagacagacgcgcgtttcgtctacataagactcactagtgacactcatatcaaaataagccaaacaagtaaaacgTTGAActtattattcaaatttgtaCAGTGAAAACCTGAGTAAACCgattcctgataaaaaaaaaaaaaaacgaatttaAGTTTTAACCGAACAATTTCAAAGTCCCAAAAAATTTCACTATCAATCAATGTTAATCTAACCGGAAAAAACAGAACCCTGTCAACACCGAATTCCGAACGTGTTTTTAAGGCTAGTTAGTAAATATGTATTGAAATATAACCTGTCAAAATCGATCAATAGccatcaaaacaaaaaagtatttttaattatttgcatGCTTtaactaaacatgctaaacaaACGCAATGATAACAGAGTATCCCCGATGGTATGTGaggttaaggtggtatgggtgtcttccttcatcttggattgtaaaaaatagagaaccaaaggtccagattttccatcaagttagcaaaatttgatgcaggaatgcagatatttaatgtgaattttcatttataagaacctatttataagaatttaacttataaatattaatatttttgcaaatattaactatttttggttgtttttagttttttttaaattggcattttaaggggaggtaattttaaaacagtgcattttctgaaggattctacatggaattttcctattttgtattttagccggaaaaaacgtacggtgaccctatcttttcttttgatattctcaaagcagtATCccaaagctatcttttcctgaagtatttaacaattctatcattttgtttagtttctaaaaaaatcacaaaatggtgttttttcctgtataatccatacaaaatgtgtcattttgtcccgtcctgtagcttgagaaaatgcacggtgacctatcattttcattatattttttgacatgtatcaatagatactacgttttggcaaagtatgaacaaattctatcatttttattttagactcccataccacatTAAATGAATTGATGAGTTGTTATAACAAACCTATTAACATGTTTGAGTCTATTCGCCGAAAATGACAAGAATGAACTTTCCCTAAGATCGATTAAATGCACGGTTCTCAAATTTTCACGGTCATAAATTCGTTAATGCCATTCAGCAGCTAAACTGTTTAattaaatgatagttttaaagaGTCGCACTGCATTTAGAAATTGTGCAACATAAGATCAATGacttttgaattatgtttacGGGATTCCGGATTCCTTTTAGAGGCCCTATATATAATTCTTCAGTTTGCTTTTTATCAACGATAAAGTCTGAGAATAAACTGGAATCTTGCTGTTGTTTTGCCCTTGTCGTTTGACAGAGTATCAATCAGTTGGTGACCAGTTTAGTCCAAGAACTCGTATTTggacaaatatttgaaaataacgaTCTCGAATCAAAAAGCAACCTCGCTCAACGTCGGACATCATTGAACGATTAATATATTTACACAACGAGGTTCGTGATTGGTGCAGTGGCGTTTGATTTATATGGAAAAGGTACACTACGTCTATCTTCATCTACCTTTATTTTTACTTCGCATCAAATCATCATGAACACAAATTGTCCTCTGTTGTGTCACCTAAGGTCCCTTGTCATTAagtgacaaaattattttaatgtcGACCTCCGTTTACCTCTTCAATCTAAACAACTGTGAAAACCGAACAAAACGCAAGTCCCGTTCGGTTtgaacaggtttcactgtatattgTAGTTTTACCAATTTTAAAAGTAGTTCATTTGctgatttatacatgttatatataagtTAGTTCCGCATCTTACGGTGAATTTACCCATTAAGATATAACCATTTCCGACCACTAATCGAACTCCACAGAGAGCACCATTCCCTGCTGTTTCTATGACAACATCTTGTCCAACTTCTTCTGTCACTCCCTGTGTTTTAAATGAGTcgcattatataattattattaaatcagatataataagatattttgactttaaaagGCCAGactattaaacaaaaacaacaattcccTCCCATCTTAAGCACATTGGTTCATACTGCACTATATGACATGCGCAATGTTCAGCATTTAgttaatatcaattataaactGTACTTTTGTGGTAAGAATTGCATTTCATTGTGTTGTTTGTGATACCCCAATAGCTGTATGCATCAattgatatatgttttaatcGTTCAATTGAAATTGGAAAATCATTCCTGTTTCGTTTGACTCTATCCttagtt includes:
- the LOC134702117 gene encoding metalloproteinase inhibitor 3-like — its product is MFTKVLQLIIGLVWLTNRIHSCSCPGSQHPQNQFCSSDYVFYGVVKNEEFISGPVDDTANNLATWKYTFEDIFKMKGVTEEVGQDVVIETAGNGALCGVRLVVGNGYILMGRTKADGTKTIGLCEFISQIGNLTPFQMAYLFSNGSFSYNGNCRTCRRRCKIGPESRDCKYDPFNPNNGTICLAKNALCLREGRQCRWINNETC